In Solanum stenotomum isolate F172 chromosome 6, ASM1918654v1, whole genome shotgun sequence, one DNA window encodes the following:
- the LOC125869046 gene encoding uncharacterized protein LOC125869046 isoform X2: protein MDPKSNRFSVSKLPGTGAGAPHRSISPSNQTATAENGSPALDYFTFSSSIADYLKSASLVISHAGSGSIFETLQLGKPLIVVVNEDLMDNHQSELAEELAERKHLYCARPQTLYKTISDMDPGSLVPYQPGDAKPVAKLIYRYLGFPEE, encoded by the exons ATGGACCCGAAATCTAACCGGTTTTCAGTCTCTAAATTGCCGGGCACCGGAGCCGGAGCTCCTCACCGTTCAATTTCTCCATCAAATCAAACT GCTACTGCTGAAAATGGTTCTCCAGCTCTGGACTACTTCACATTTTCCTCAAGCATAGCTGACTATTTGAAGTCAGCATCACTTGTTATCAGCCACGCAG GTTCAGGGAGCATATTTGAGACATTACAACTGGGCAAACCGTTAATAGTGGTAGTCAATGAGGATCTAATGGACAACCATCAAAGTGAGCTCGCAGAAGAACTGGCTGAGAGAAAGCATTTGTATTGTGCTCGTCCACAAACGTTATACAAGACTATCTCGGATATGGATCCAGGGTCTCTTGTTCCATATCAACCAGGTGACGCGAAACCAGTTGCTAAACTTATTTATAGATATTTAGGTTTCCCAGAGGAATGA
- the LOC125869046 gene encoding uncharacterized protein LOC125869046 isoform X1 yields MGDVDDIAKEKRVVFVTVGTTSFDALVRAVDTPEVKNELFKKGYTDILIQMGRGSYIPTRATAENGSPALDYFTFSSSIADYLKSASLVISHAGSGSIFETLQLGKPLIVVVNEDLMDNHQSELAEELAERKHLYCARPQTLYKTISDMDPGSLVPYQPGDAKPVAKLIYRYLGFPEE; encoded by the exons ATGGGTGATGTAGATGATATTGCGAAGGAGAAGAGAGTAGTTTTTGTGACCGTGGGGACGACTTCCTTTGATGCTCTTGTAAGAGCAGTGGATACTCCGGAAGTTAAGAATGAATTGTTCAAGAAGGGTTACACTGATATTCTGATTCAAATGGGGCGAGGATCGTACATTCCCACAAGG GCTACTGCTGAAAATGGTTCTCCAGCTCTGGACTACTTCACATTTTCCTCAAGCATAGCTGACTATTTGAAGTCAGCATCACTTGTTATCAGCCACGCAG GTTCAGGGAGCATATTTGAGACATTACAACTGGGCAAACCGTTAATAGTGGTAGTCAATGAGGATCTAATGGACAACCATCAAAGTGAGCTCGCAGAAGAACTGGCTGAGAGAAAGCATTTGTATTGTGCTCGTCCACAAACGTTATACAAGACTATCTCGGATATGGATCCAGGGTCTCTTGTTCCATATCAACCAGGTGACGCGAAACCAGTTGCTAAACTTATTTATAGATATTTAGGTTTCCCAGAGGAATGA